A window from Thiosulfatimonas sediminis encodes these proteins:
- a CDS encoding HAD family hydrolase encodes MNPATSNTLQCILFDLDGTLLDTSYDFAFAMAETCRHFDQPIVTYQDLRSVVSQGGLAMTQRAFPTLSGAALEQRRLYFLDRYFENIAQHTQLFPGLQAGLEHLADKQIPWGIVTNKPGWLTEKLLGYFTFPSAPKTVISGDTLAVRKPHPEPMWLAAQECQIAPEHCLYLGDHPRDIEAGINAKMQTGAALFGYLPEGSTSADWPADWLFHTPFEISRFIKQHF; translated from the coding sequence ATGAATCCGGCAACGAGCAATACGCTGCAGTGCATCCTTTTTGATTTGGATGGCACCCTACTTGACACCTCTTACGACTTTGCTTTTGCGATGGCTGAAACCTGCCGTCATTTTGATCAGCCGATAGTCACTTACCAAGACTTACGCAGTGTCGTTTCGCAAGGTGGTCTAGCAATGACACAACGTGCTTTTCCGACTCTGAGCGGCGCAGCTTTAGAACAACGACGACTGTATTTTTTAGACCGCTATTTTGAAAACATCGCACAACACACCCAACTGTTTCCCGGTTTGCAAGCCGGGCTTGAGCATCTCGCCGACAAACAAATACCGTGGGGAATTGTCACCAATAAACCTGGCTGGTTAACCGAAAAACTATTGGGATATTTTACATTTCCGAGTGCCCCAAAAACCGTAATCAGTGGCGACACTTTAGCCGTGCGAAAACCACATCCAGAACCGATGTGGCTTGCGGCGCAAGAGTGCCAAATCGCACCGGAGCATTGCTTGTATTTAGGTGACCATCCACGGGACATTGAAGCAGGCATTAACGCCAAAATGCAAACCGGCGCCGCCCTTTTTGGCTATCTGCCGGAAGGAAGCACAAGCGCGGACTGGCCCGCAGACTGGCTTTTTCACACCCCATTTGAAATCAGTCGTTTTATCAAACAACATTTTTAA
- a CDS encoding SDR family NAD(P)-dependent oxidoreductase, with translation MQIHLITGAAQGLGRELSRQLVERGDQVILLDKEMKALIRLYDELEISAPGKASLYPLDLLGANIDHYQQFADTLTAEFPKLNSVFLNAAILPAFTPIQFFDYKQWYEVLHTNLNANFHIIQKTLPLLLQNHGQLIAISDENPHQNPAFYGAYGVAKSGLEQLMHSVAAENSASDIHCFIAELGAFATESRGRLFPGENPTLMTSAERMAKALLNEVKQQALNHGHATLINL, from the coding sequence ATGCAGATTCATCTTATTACTGGCGCGGCGCAAGGTCTTGGGCGAGAGCTGAGCCGTCAACTCGTCGAACGAGGTGACCAAGTCATTCTGCTCGACAAAGAGATGAAGGCTTTGATTCGACTGTACGATGAATTAGAAATAAGTGCACCGGGAAAAGCCTCTCTATATCCACTCGATTTACTGGGCGCAAACATTGACCACTATCAGCAATTTGCTGATACCTTAACGGCAGAATTCCCTAAATTAAACTCGGTTTTCTTAAATGCAGCCATCTTACCGGCCTTTACACCCATTCAATTTTTTGACTATAAACAATGGTATGAAGTGTTGCATACAAACCTAAACGCCAACTTTCATATTATTCAAAAAACGCTGCCACTGCTGTTGCAAAATCACGGGCAGTTGATCGCTATTTCTGATGAAAACCCTCACCAAAATCCCGCTTTCTATGGCGCTTATGGGGTCGCAAAAAGTGGTTTGGAACAATTAATGCACAGTGTCGCCGCAGAAAACAGCGCCAGCGATATTCACTGCTTTATCGCCGAATTGGGCGCTTTTGCAACCGAATCTCGCGGCCGCTTGTTTCCCGGTGAAAATCCAACATTGATGACCAGCGCAGAACGCATGGCCAAGGCATTGCTAAATGAAGTGAAACAGCAAGCACTGAACCATGGTCATGCCACCCTGATTAACCTGTAA
- a CDS encoding ABC transporter ATP-binding protein → MTIALNKKYEYPVLSLLNLTIKVGDQALVDKVTFDIHKGEIFALVGESGSGKSLTSLAIMRLLPQALRITQGSIELQQQNLFMLSEAQMQSLRGKKVAMIFQEPMTSLNPVMTVGSQVSEVLRVHLKLSAKAAKLKVIDLFNEVGIPQAEQRVNWYPHQLSGGQKQRVMIAMALACEPDLLIADEPTTALDVTIQAQVLQLLKKIRDQRQLSILFITHDMGVVNEMADTIAVMKQGKLVELAHKERFFAHPRHSYTQKLLQDAIPKMQPKQLSGGQPLLVLNDLKVHFPIKKGIFQRTVGYVKAVDGVDLAIPKGQTLALVGESGSGKSTIGQAILNLVRSTSGEVTFYHDAEDCVVMNKLSDRAMRPLRKKVQVIFQDPFSALNPRMTIAEIIREGMSSLQVGPKSKAEQYERIEALLIQVGLLPEHMQRYPHEFSGGQRQRIGIARALAVEPELIICDEPTSALDVSVRAQVLTLLHDLQLQYGISYLFITHDLSIVPTIAHRVAVMQQGKIVEQGDVEQVMRDPQHEYTRTLLASAPELVRNALQVAQVA, encoded by the coding sequence ATGACAATCGCTCTAAATAAAAAATACGAATATCCGGTGTTAAGTTTGTTGAATCTTACGATTAAGGTTGGCGACCAGGCCTTGGTAGATAAGGTGACGTTTGATATTCACAAAGGTGAGATTTTTGCTTTGGTCGGCGAATCGGGCAGTGGCAAGTCCTTAACTTCCTTAGCAATTATGCGTTTATTACCGCAAGCCTTGCGGATTACGCAGGGGTCGATCGAGTTGCAACAGCAAAACCTATTTATGTTAAGTGAAGCCCAGATGCAAAGCTTGCGCGGTAAGAAAGTAGCGATGATTTTTCAAGAGCCGATGACGTCCCTCAATCCAGTTATGACAGTCGGTTCACAGGTGTCGGAAGTGTTACGGGTGCATCTTAAATTAAGTGCTAAGGCAGCCAAACTGAAAGTGATTGACTTGTTTAATGAAGTTGGCATTCCGCAAGCTGAGCAGCGTGTGAATTGGTATCCGCATCAATTGTCCGGCGGTCAGAAACAACGTGTGATGATTGCGATGGCTCTTGCTTGCGAACCCGATTTATTGATCGCTGATGAACCAACGACTGCGCTGGATGTCACGATTCAGGCACAAGTATTACAGTTATTGAAAAAAATCCGTGATCAACGACAGTTATCGATTTTGTTCATCACCCATGACATGGGCGTGGTGAATGAGATGGCTGACACGATCGCCGTCATGAAGCAAGGTAAGTTGGTCGAACTGGCACATAAAGAGCGTTTTTTTGCTCATCCACGACACAGTTACACCCAAAAGTTGTTGCAGGATGCGATCCCAAAGATGCAGCCTAAGCAGCTTAGTGGTGGTCAACCATTGCTGGTTCTAAATGATTTGAAAGTGCATTTTCCGATCAAAAAAGGGATTTTTCAGCGCACTGTGGGTTATGTGAAAGCGGTTGATGGCGTTGATTTGGCAATCCCTAAAGGGCAGACCTTGGCTCTGGTTGGTGAGTCTGGTAGCGGAAAAAGTACGATTGGACAGGCCATTTTGAATTTGGTTCGAAGTACCTCCGGAGAGGTAACTTTTTATCACGATGCAGAAGATTGCGTAGTGATGAATAAGTTATCTGATCGCGCCATGCGGCCATTGCGAAAAAAAGTACAAGTGATATTTCAAGACCCTTTTTCGGCGTTGAATCCACGCATGACAATTGCTGAAATTATTCGTGAAGGGATGAGTAGCTTACAAGTTGGCCCGAAAAGTAAAGCTGAACAATATGAGCGTATTGAAGCCTTATTAATACAAGTTGGCCTTCTGCCTGAACATATGCAGCGCTATCCACATGAGTTTTCCGGTGGGCAGCGCCAGCGCATTGGCATTGCCCGTGCCTTGGCTGTTGAGCCTGAGCTGATTATTTGTGATGAACCTACTAGTGCTTTAGATGTGTCCGTGCGCGCACAAGTATTAACGCTATTGCACGATTTACAGTTGCAATACGGTATTTCATATCTGTTTATTACTCATGATTTGTCGATTGTACCGACCATTGCGCATCGTGTCGCAGTCATGCAGCAAGGCAAAATTGTTGAGCAGGGCGATGTTGAGCAAGTGATGCGTGATCCACAGCATGAATACACCCGCACTTTGCTCGCTTCTGCACCGGAGTTGGTGCGTAATGCATTGCAAGTCGCTCAAGTTGCATAA
- a CDS encoding ABC transporter permease — MMDFSIVMLWTDILLWILFAVLLLGIRSIKRSDQARKQWRKIFESPIAMAAALVLGCYFMIAMFDSVHLRFDPKPQESVESLNGLQHFQQTVNQRLAASVDSNLHGKTLSLLDIGVQHLILATERTYSAPFALTEYSSSVVYGNQGVEQQFKPLKFAGQHLKNEDSLQVDLILKTLYVFVFSIFMTILLWLLHGYFRIRAFISTPVGVKLAPLPWKAFYLTLFLLIFVLSWFYSLSHYYHVLGTDKVGQDVLYQSLKAIRTGVMIGLLTTLVMLPLALFLGISAGYFKGLVDDLIQYLYTTLNSIPGVLLIAAAVLVMQSILNTHSDWFGSTEERADLRLLFLILILGITSWTGLCRLLRAETLKISQIEYVSAAKAFGLGGFSIIRRHIMPNLMHLVLIALVLDFSGLVLAEAVLSYVGVGVDPTTPSWGNMINQARLEMAREPMVWWSLLSAFGFMFILVLAANLFSDRVQWVLDPRSH; from the coding sequence ATGATGGATTTCTCTATCGTAATGTTATGGACCGACATTTTGCTATGGATTCTCTTCGCGGTGTTACTGTTGGGGATTCGTTCAATTAAGCGCTCTGATCAGGCACGCAAACAGTGGCGCAAAATATTTGAGTCTCCAATTGCTATGGCCGCTGCTTTAGTGCTTGGTTGTTATTTCATGATTGCGATGTTTGATTCCGTGCATCTTCGTTTTGACCCAAAACCGCAAGAGTCGGTGGAAAGCCTAAATGGATTGCAGCATTTTCAGCAGACAGTTAATCAGCGATTGGCCGCATCTGTCGATAGTAATTTACATGGCAAAACATTAAGTTTGCTTGATATTGGCGTTCAGCATCTTATATTGGCGACCGAGCGAACCTATTCCGCGCCCTTTGCTTTGACCGAATACAGTAGTTCTGTGGTTTATGGCAATCAAGGTGTTGAACAGCAATTCAAGCCATTAAAGTTTGCAGGACAGCATCTTAAAAACGAAGATAGCCTTCAAGTTGATCTGATTTTAAAAACGCTGTATGTCTTTGTTTTTTCTATTTTTATGACAATTCTCTTATGGTTGTTACACGGCTATTTTAGAATCCGGGCCTTTATTTCCACGCCGGTTGGCGTGAAGTTAGCGCCCTTGCCTTGGAAAGCGTTTTATTTGACGTTATTCTTGCTGATTTTTGTGTTGAGTTGGTTTTATTCGCTCAGTCATTATTATCATGTGCTTGGTACTGATAAAGTCGGACAGGATGTTTTGTATCAATCACTGAAGGCAATTCGTACCGGTGTGATGATCGGTTTACTAACCACGCTGGTCATGTTGCCTTTAGCATTGTTTTTAGGGATTTCCGCGGGCTATTTCAAAGGGCTTGTGGATGACTTAATTCAATATTTGTACACCACGTTAAACTCTATTCCCGGCGTATTATTGATTGCCGCAGCGGTTTTGGTGATGCAGTCGATCTTAAACACTCATAGTGATTGGTTTGGTTCGACTGAAGAGCGCGCCGATTTGCGCCTACTGTTTTTGATTTTGATTTTGGGGATTACCAGTTGGACGGGGTTGTGTCGTTTATTGCGTGCGGAAACGTTGAAAATTAGCCAAATTGAATATGTTAGCGCGGCGAAGGCGTTTGGCTTGGGGGGCTTTAGCATTATTCGCCGACATATTATGCCGAACTTAATGCATTTGGTGTTAATCGCTTTGGTGCTGGATTTCAGCGGATTGGTTTTAGCGGAGGCGGTACTGTCATATGTGGGTGTTGGCGTTGATCCAACCACCCCGAGTTGGGGAAATATGATTAACCAAGCACGTTTAGAGATGGCGCGTGAGCCGATGGTTTGGTGGTCATTATTGTCAGCCTTTGGCTTTATGTTTATTTTGGTTTTGGCGGCCAATCTTTTTTCTGATCGTGTGCAGTGGGTTCTTGACCCACGCTCTCATTAA
- a CDS encoding ABC transporter permease — MFAYIVRRLFYAIPILIGVNFITFALFFMVNTPEDMARAQLGAKQTTPEMIAAWQQERGYDKPLFLNLQAEAENKLLDTLFVQESIKLFQFEFGQSDAGRQISADIYERMWPSLSIALPTFVIGLVTTIAIALLIVLFRGSPLDTATMVLAVTIMSISGLFYIIAGQVLFSKIWHWVPISGYQSGWEGVKFLILPVLIGVFAGLGSGIRWYRSIFLEEMNKDYVRTARAKGLSDLSVLSVHVLRNGMLPILTGVVVVIPSLFMGSLIMESFFGIPGLGSYTIDAINAQDFSIVKAMVFIGSVLYILGLVLTDISYTIFDPRVKLG, encoded by the coding sequence ATGTTTGCCTATATTGTCCGCCGTCTTTTTTATGCCATTCCTATTTTAATTGGGGTGAATTTCATTACGTTTGCACTTTTTTTTATGGTGAATACGCCCGAAGATATGGCACGGGCGCAATTGGGTGCAAAGCAGACCACACCGGAAATGATTGCCGCTTGGCAGCAAGAGCGTGGTTATGACAAGCCTTTATTCCTGAATTTACAGGCCGAGGCAGAGAATAAATTGCTCGACACATTATTTGTGCAAGAGTCAATCAAGTTGTTTCAATTTGAGTTTGGTCAATCGGATGCTGGGCGACAAATTTCGGCGGATATTTATGAGCGAATGTGGCCATCTTTGTCGATTGCATTGCCAACGTTTGTGATTGGTTTAGTGACGACCATTGCCATTGCGTTATTAATTGTGTTGTTTCGCGGTTCTCCATTGGATACGGCAACAATGGTGCTGGCAGTGACGATTATGTCTATTTCAGGGCTTTTCTATATTATTGCTGGGCAGGTTTTGTTCAGTAAAATTTGGCATTGGGTACCGATTTCCGGTTATCAATCGGGCTGGGAGGGGGTTAAATTTTTGATTCTTCCTGTATTAATTGGCGTTTTTGCAGGGCTTGGGTCAGGAATTCGTTGGTATCGCAGTATCTTTTTAGAGGAGATGAACAAAGATTATGTGCGTACCGCGCGTGCGAAGGGGCTCAGTGATTTAAGTGTCCTTTCGGTGCATGTCTTGCGCAATGGCATGTTGCCGATTTTAACCGGCGTGGTGGTGGTGATTCCTAGTTTATTTATGGGGAGTCTGATTATGGAATCATTTTTCGGTATCCCCGGTCTAGGGAGTTACACGATTGATGCAATTAACGCCCAGGACTTTTCAATTGTTAAGGCGATGGTTTTTATCGGCTCAGTTCTTTATATTCTCGGTCTGGTGTTGACAGATATTTCCTATACTATTTTTGATCCTAGGGTGAAGTTGGGATGA
- a CDS encoding ABC transporter substrate-binding protein codes for MIDQSRLSGVKCNQLKLCAFFEYHLVILLLFLSVLGCSASADWNNPYPTPSAQSKILYSNFSAPPKHLDPVVSYSSNEWAFLSQIYEPPLQYHYFKRPYTLEPLTLTSMPETRYLDQQGNILQANQQAQAAFTDYHFYLRDDVRYQPHPAFVKTGSQFLYHQLTSQQLESIKSVNDFAQTASRKLRAEDYVYAIKRMALRQNHSPILDSMIPYIVGLSEFSTEITERYAQQLKAEAKTVKNLFFDLNSSEIAGVKVHSETHFSIRIKGSYPQFLYWLTMNFFAPIPWEADKFYKQQGLAEKNITLDTSPVGTGPYYLAENNPYQVMRLKKNPNFHLELYPNGGLPLGASQLLLADAGKPLPLIDEVVYTLEKESVPLWNKFLQGYYDASGVSSDSFDQAVSISSGGDMSLTDQMRAKGIQFLNAVQPTIFYMGFNMADPVVGGYTQEQRKLRQAISIAINYEEYISIFMNGRGIAAQGPVPPGIFGFDEKRFNPYVYQVHDGRTQRKTLDEAKQLLAEAGYPEGKQQDGTPLKIFYDTASTGPDSQSLLNWYRKQFAKLGIELVIRATDYNRFQSKVRGAKVQLFSWGWNADYPDPENFMFLLFGDNATINTDGSGINSANYDNPEFNRLFSAMKPMPNSPERLKIVQQMIDIVQKDAPWVWGVHPKSLVLYHAWLHNFWPNPLANNTLKYRNLDPQERALKRNQWNAPVLWPIGLLLVALLVSIIPLSYAYRRRQATKIAVTNGFTDRGGR; via the coding sequence ATGATTGATCAATCAAGGCTCAGCGGAGTTAAATGTAACCAATTGAAATTGTGTGCATTCTTTGAATACCATCTTGTTATTCTTTTGCTGTTCTTAAGTGTGTTAGGCTGTTCTGCCAGCGCAGATTGGAATAACCCGTATCCAACCCCATCAGCGCAAAGCAAAATTCTATATAGCAACTTTAGCGCGCCACCAAAGCATCTTGACCCCGTGGTTTCTTACAGTTCAAACGAATGGGCGTTTTTAAGCCAAATTTATGAGCCGCCACTGCAATATCACTATTTTAAACGTCCTTACACCCTAGAGCCGTTAACGCTCACGTCGATGCCAGAAACGCGTTATTTAGATCAACAAGGTAATATCTTGCAGGCTAATCAACAAGCGCAAGCGGCTTTTACTGACTATCACTTCTATCTGCGTGATGATGTCCGTTATCAACCACATCCGGCTTTTGTTAAAACAGGTTCACAGTTTCTTTATCATCAACTCACATCGCAACAGCTTGAGTCAATTAAAAGTGTGAATGACTTTGCACAAACCGCAAGCCGTAAGTTGCGAGCAGAGGATTATGTTTATGCGATAAAGCGTATGGCTTTGCGCCAAAATCATTCGCCTATTTTGGATTCTATGATTCCGTATATTGTTGGTTTAAGTGAATTTTCTACTGAAATAACCGAACGTTATGCACAGCAATTAAAAGCAGAGGCAAAGACGGTAAAAAATCTCTTTTTTGACCTGAATAGTTCAGAAATCGCAGGGGTAAAAGTCCATTCAGAAACGCATTTCAGTATTCGTATCAAAGGCAGTTATCCGCAGTTTCTTTACTGGTTGACCATGAACTTTTTCGCACCAATCCCCTGGGAAGCAGATAAGTTTTATAAGCAGCAAGGGTTAGCAGAAAAAAACATTACTCTTGATACTTCGCCTGTAGGTACAGGGCCTTATTATTTAGCTGAGAATAACCCCTATCAGGTTATGCGCCTGAAAAAAAATCCGAATTTTCATCTTGAACTTTATCCGAATGGTGGTTTGCCTTTAGGGGCTAGCCAGCTATTGTTGGCGGATGCCGGTAAGCCGCTTCCCTTAATTGACGAGGTGGTTTATACCTTGGAAAAAGAATCTGTTCCTTTATGGAACAAATTTTTACAAGGATATTATGACGCCAGTGGTGTTAGCTCAGACAGTTTTGATCAAGCGGTTAGCATTTCTTCCGGAGGAGATATGTCATTAACCGATCAAATGCGCGCGAAAGGCATTCAATTTTTAAATGCAGTGCAGCCCACTATTTTTTATATGGGATTTAATATGGCCGATCCGGTGGTCGGTGGTTACACTCAAGAGCAGCGCAAGTTACGCCAAGCCATTAGTATTGCGATTAATTACGAAGAGTATATTTCGATTTTTATGAATGGGCGCGGTATTGCTGCCCAAGGGCCGGTTCCTCCTGGTATTTTCGGGTTTGACGAAAAGCGCTTTAACCCCTATGTTTATCAAGTACATGATGGACGCACTCAGCGTAAAACTCTTGATGAAGCAAAGCAGTTACTCGCCGAAGCTGGTTATCCAGAGGGTAAGCAGCAAGATGGCACACCACTTAAGATTTTTTATGATACGGCTTCAACTGGACCCGATAGCCAGTCGTTGCTGAATTGGTATCGCAAGCAATTTGCCAAGTTAGGGATTGAGTTGGTTATTCGTGCCACCGATTACAATCGTTTCCAAAGCAAGGTTCGCGGTGCGAAAGTACAGCTGTTTTCATGGGGATGGAATGCCGATTATCCAGATCCTGAAAACTTTATGTTTCTGCTGTTTGGTGATAATGCGACCATAAACACGGACGGATCCGGAATCAATAGTGCCAATTACGACAACCCTGAATTTAACCGTTTGTTTAGTGCTATGAAACCGATGCCAAACTCTCCAGAACGTCTAAAGATTGTTCAGCAAATGATTGACATCGTTCAGAAAGATGCACCTTGGGTTTGGGGTGTTCATCCCAAGTCATTAGTCTTGTACCATGCTTGGCTACATAATTTTTGGCCTAATCCGCTTGCCAATAATACCTTGAAGTATCGTAATTTAGATCCTCAAGAACGTGCGCTAAAACGTAATCAATGGAATGCACCGGTGCTCTGGCCAATAGGGTTGTTGCTTGTCGCTCTGCTAGTGTCCATTATTCCACTGAGTTATGCTTACCGCCGCAGACAAGCGACCAAAATTGCTGTGACAAACGGATTTACCGATCGAGGAGGGCGCTGA
- a CDS encoding enoyl-ACP reductase FabI, whose product MGFLAGKKALIIGVANNKSIAYGIAKQMQEQGAEIALTFQNEKLQSRVEKIAAELGSNIVLPLDVANDAQISDVFAQLKQHWSGLDILVHSVAFAPREELEGRMIDASTREGFKIAHDISAYSLTACTKAAHEMLKTNNGSVLTVSYLGAERAVPNYNVMGIAKASLEATVRYLAADLGQEGIRVNAVSAGPIRTLAAAGIKDFRTMLDKSAAATPLRRNVTIEEVGNTAAFLCSDLASGITGEITYVDGGYNVTAST is encoded by the coding sequence ATGGGATTCCTCGCTGGAAAAAAAGCCTTAATTATTGGTGTTGCCAACAATAAATCGATTGCTTATGGCATTGCAAAACAGATGCAAGAACAAGGAGCAGAAATCGCACTCACCTTTCAAAACGAAAAACTACAAAGCCGTGTCGAGAAAATCGCGGCTGAACTGGGTTCAAACATCGTGCTTCCATTGGACGTGGCGAATGACGCACAAATCAGTGATGTGTTTGCTCAACTTAAGCAACACTGGTCAGGCTTAGACATCCTAGTACACTCGGTTGCTTTTGCTCCACGCGAAGAACTTGAAGGCCGCATGATTGACGCATCAACCCGTGAAGGCTTTAAAATCGCTCACGATATTTCTGCCTACTCTCTGACCGCTTGCACTAAAGCAGCGCATGAAATGTTAAAAACCAATAATGGTTCGGTTTTAACAGTCTCTTATTTAGGTGCTGAACGCGCCGTGCCTAATTACAACGTGATGGGTATTGCCAAGGCTTCGCTGGAAGCCACTGTACGTTATTTAGCAGCGGATCTTGGACAAGAAGGGATTCGTGTTAACGCAGTCTCTGCAGGACCAATTCGAACTCTAGCAGCCGCAGGCATCAAAGACTTCCGTACTATGCTCGACAAGTCTGCTGCCGCTACGCCACTGCGCCGCAACGTCACCATTGAAGAAGTTGGCAACACAGCAGCGTTCTTATGCTCAGATTTGGCCTCGGGCATTACAGGCGAAATCACTTATGTTGACGGCGGCTACAATGTCACCGCATCTACCTGA
- a CDS encoding HU family DNA-binding protein, translated as MNKSELISAIAEESGLTKADAGKALDATVASITKALSSGDSVAVIGFGTFAVGERAARTGRNPQTGKEMQIPAAKVPKFKPGKALKDAVN; from the coding sequence ATGAATAAATCTGAACTAATCAGTGCCATCGCAGAAGAGTCAGGGCTAACTAAAGCGGACGCAGGTAAAGCATTGGACGCAACCGTTGCTTCTATCACTAAAGCGCTTAGCTCAGGTGATTCTGTCGCGGTTATCGGTTTTGGTACTTTCGCAGTTGGTGAGCGTGCTGCACGTACTGGCCGTAATCCACAAACGGGCAAAGAAATGCAAATCCCAGCGGCAAAAGTACCTAAGTTTAAGCCAGGAAAAGCATTAAAAGATGCGGTTAACTAA